In Scylla paramamosain isolate STU-SP2022 chromosome 8, ASM3559412v1, whole genome shotgun sequence, the sequence GGCGAGGCCCCAGCTGCCGTGAGGGGACTTGCTTGACGGAGAGGAGCGGCTAGCCTCCCCCACTCCAGCCCTCCCCACGCCCCCGTCACGCCTCCGGGACTTTGCTGAGGCGGGAGTTCCGAGACGCTCAATggggaataagaaaaatatgttaTTTAGAGCAacggggaagaaagaaaagctttCCATTACCACGAGTGACTGACCGTCTGCAAAACACGGCTGGCGGGGACAAAAAGGAATTGTGAGGTTCAGCAACAGTTGGTTTTATTGACTCGGCATAACAATGAGCTTCTCTTATATACGTGAACAATGAACTttaaggaaatacaaaatatctctttctcactttaagacgaggagggaaggacaacAGTTGCAGTCACAGACACACGTAGCGTTTtttgagtgtgtgcgtgtgggtgtgggcgtgggcggccTGACCCTTGCTGCAGTCCGTGTAAACAAGTCGGTGGATTGTAGTATAACAATGACAGAAGCCACAGGAAATGGAAAGCACCACTCTCACCAGGTCCACACCGCCTGACTTCACTTGAATTCGTGGCTCaaattttttacttgtttttagaACGCGAACAGTCATGAAGGGCGAGCGAGGCGCCTCAGTAAGACACTCCCCCGGTGCAAAGGGTTACGCCGTTGGTGTCACACCGACCTACTCTCCCCAGGGGCTCGTAAAGCCTTCTCTCGCCAGGCCGTGCGAGCGGAGAGCCTCCCGGGGTGGTGGTTCCCTCACCCCCATGTCCAGGTCGTTGCATTACCACTGGGGAACGAGCCCGGAGCAGCCCACCTCGCAGGGGACGCACCACAAGCAGACGTGCTTCAGCTGGCTGCAGGTCTTCGTGACGCTGCTCACTGTGCTGCCCAGCATGGCTAAAGGTGAGgcacagacggacacacagacaggtaaacagagatATTGACGGATctagaatgacagacagacagacagattgacatatatagactgacaaacagacagagattgACAAATATAGGCAGGCAGATATATATTAAGATAAACAAatggacagataaacagaccaAATGAATTACACATACAGAGAGATGGAATGATGGACCtaggcacagacagacagagatgaacaTGCAGACATTCGgacataaacagacaaacagacagtcaggcagacagaaagaaagaaaacctggtgtgtgtgtaataatgaagTACGATAtgcgtatatatatttttcacccTAAATAACTGAGTAaggggacggggaggaggaggaggaggaggggacgtgGTGGGGCGGAGTGAGGACAGAGTTTGGAAAAAGTAGAGTGATAATTTTGCACACGTAATAGGTTCGTTAGTGAAGTTAATTATCCCGAGGTGAGATAACAGAGAAAACTCATAATCTGCGGACGATGCCGAGGAAGTCTTTGCAAGTTTTGATACTAAAAACACAACCACGTGATTAATATAACATTCTCCTTCtatcctcccccccctcccgcccctcaccttctcccaacctttcctccaaataaaaaaatacgcattcttttattctccttcattttctcgcCCCAGCCGTGGCCATCCTTTGTGTGTTAATAAACGTTAATGGACGAATAAAGTTGAGTAAagtttgaaaaaagaaaagaaaagaagaaaaagctctTTAGGCACGGCGCAAGTGGAAGTCTAAAGTATAAAGACTGTTAGAATTGCAATCAAATATcaacacgtgtttttttttcttctttacatttatctttatttaatttcgtACCCACATCCATTTTGCGTTTATCATcagttttttaatcttttctttttttaacaaaatcatctttattcttttattctcactctcactttcaaTGTTGGCGTGATggaaggataaaaaatgagagagagagagagagagagagagagagagagagagagagagagaggagagagagagagagagagagaaaagggtaaAGATATACAAGTTTTAAAAagatatctaaaaaaaacataaacagatcgaaagaagcaaagaaaaaaaagaagagagagagagagagagagagagaggagagagagagagagagagagaataagcgtAGGGGGCAAGTGACGAAGTGAGTAAAGGACACCGCTCAGATATTTCCAATCCTTAAAGGTGACGCGGAATTCagccttattttttattcctacGTACAGTCTCCTACTTCGTCATGCTGGCGACACGAGGGTGGTAGGGTGGTGGGGTGGTTGATCCTTGCCTAGCTGCCACCTACCCACCTAGCCAGTAAAGATGGGCTCTTCTTACccccactactctctctctcgtgtttgttttagtcttgttcttttcctgcttgtttttctgtttgttcttgttcttttttaatatcttgttcttcttgttcttgttcttccttttctttttttttccttctttctttcttcctcttcttctactacttcttcttcttctttgcctcctcctcctcctcctccagaatcCGTCTTCATACTTGTCTCCTtcgtttttcttgtgtttatttttttaccttcttccctttcctccataaCTCAATCCTTCCATCTGTTTTCTTCCCCTCACCGCCTTTTTTTTACCCCTTctatatctgttttttttttttttctctctctctctcctactttccttaagtttccccctcctcccattctcttactttttcctcttgcCAAGCTCAcattccctcaccttccccaccccatcctttcttctttcctactcttctatattcctcctttactttcgtctattttctcccttttctactttttttttttgtcaaactCACACCTCTTCAGAttcatcttttgttttgttttttttttcctgcttcgcttcctttttttttttttttgtgtgttgtttttcttgcaTCTGTTTCATactgtttcgtttttttccttcttccaaactcccttttttccttctttcccttttttcttctttcctctttccttctcctccttcctttccttccctttttttcaatttcacttAGTTtcgcttccctttccttcactcctttccttccttcccttctatctGTTTCATTCGattttgctctccctctctcttctaccCTTTCGTGTTTCACCCTCATTGCTCCTTTCCATCCACCGTCCTctctaccccctctctctctctctctctccaacccaaCCTTCTCACCCTCCAGGACCTTTCCCCAagtccctgcctctccccgccccgcctAGAGTCCCCTTAGGATACAACGTTCGGGCCATTACGGAGGACTGGATCAGAGGCCACAACCCGCCGCGTCGCCCCATTGTGCTGCCTAAGAAAGTGTTGTGCCTTCAGGTCGCGGactgcaagttttttttttttttttttttttttatgggtgcaagacagagggagggagagagagtaagagaggtagagaggaaggggttaaaaaaaaggaagggaagaaaaggtcgCCCATGTCATAAACAGACTCGTGCATTGGACTGCccttcggagagagagagagagagagagagagagagagagagagagagagagagagagaagaaaaaataaaataaaataaaatagcaaaaTATGCATTTCTTGAATCATGTACttccatttgtttgttttcttttaccagtttgtatttttttttctctctctctctccgccaacTCCAGAAGAGCATTCGTAAAACGTGTACTCTGCATTTTAATTCTACAGCGAGGGACAGTAATAGCGGAGTGAAATACGAGGATATTGCTGCCGCCGCCCCCCACCAGGCGGTCGTGGGGTCTGGGAGATGTGGGAGGGGAGGTAGGAGGGACCTGCAGGCGCGGAAGTGAGAGGCGAGCAAGCAGGCAAGGAGAGGGAAGCAAagtagggagggatggagagaagaagcaGTGGGCAAGCGGGcgggtaagagaaggaaggagggagagatggagggaagcagCATGCAAGTGGACAAGCAGGCGAGGaaaggaggtagggagagaggaaggaaagggaagaagtaggcaagcaggcaagcaatcaggagagggaaggaaggaagcagcagGCAAGACTCAACCAGCAGCATGTAATCAGACGGGAGCTCCTCGCCCTCAGCAGCGGCGTGAGTGTGACAGGTGGAGAGAAGCAGCGCCTCTGGCTCGGTCTTCCCACAGCGAGTACCGAAAGTTATCCATTGTGCAGGTGACTGGGGACTGACAGCTCCTCCTGGGGGCGCGTGGCGGGAAGCAGAGGCAAGGATGCGGGGGATGCCTGAAAAACAAGcagcagagagagtgagagagagagagagagagagagagagagagagagagagaggagagagagagagagagagagagagagagaaagaaacattaCTCCAAAGAACGACGACTGTCAGGCTATTGGGACACTGGCAGTATGTGCAGGGGGGGTGATCAGGGGGAATGGGGAGTGACAGAGGGCAACTGGTGCTCAGGGAAGCCGAAAGGTGAGAGAGGACGTCACGAGGGATGGGGGGTGAGGAAGGATGTGCTGAGGGGTGGGGTGGGAGGGTGAGGAACTGAGGGGATGTCTTGCAGGGCTGGGGAAGTGAGGGGTAGAGGGACCTGGGAGCCGTCGTTCTAGGGTGGGGAGGTGGTGGACTGAGGGGCCGTCGTGctgggaagtgaggggagggagggggtggtgcATCTGACAGGGGGGGCCACGGCATAAAGGGACACCAGCATCGCGTTGAGACACACAATATCACTTTTGTCTGCTGTGTTGTTGTAAAAAGCATTACAtaagtcttcttttttctctcctctctctctctctctcctctctctctctctctctctctctctctctctctctctctcctctctctctctctctctctctcctctctctctctcctctctctctctctcttgttccccaGTAAGAAAACGCGACCTCGGTGGACATAGGGTGACTATTTTATATAtactattttattaattttcctccgttttctttcttgcaatGAACTCTTAGTATTAATAATGAACTCTGAATTTAAGTATTTTCCActcgtttttctatttctcgtGAGTGCTTTTGTCTTTATGAACGCTacatttgttatttcttttctctaccCCTCTGCTTTTCCCTCCCAGAGTCCACAAGTAGGTACGTAGGTTAGTGCTCGGGCGTACTTCCCCGACCACGATATGTATTCAGTGGGCGTGTTGAGGGAAGACAGCGCGAGGGTTCACTCCATTACCCAAGCCTCTCCCAACCTTGTTCTTTGGTGCCTTTATGTgcctggccgtgtgtgtgtgtgtgtgtgtgtgtgtgtgtgtgtgtgtgtgtgtgatcttgaCAGtggatatacacacacatacacacagcaaGCTACTCATTTATGCCTACCGACCCTTCAGCCATTACAACAGAATCGTATTATGTTGTTTGTGACTGCTGCTAcctctcctcatccccctccccctcctcttccccctcactaTTGGTCTCCTCCCATCCTCGTGGTCAATACCCTAAACTTCCTGTTAATTTAGCATATCTCGTCGGAAAAAGATGACTGGTTATGTTGTTTTGACGTATCACTCATGTAAGATAATAGAAATTTTATcgccatcatcattactatccaCTGTTATTGCCGTTACGTAATTTTCATCAACACCATCGCTACCTCTTGCTACGGTTCTGTTAAGGCACGATTGGCATAATACTTTACAGCAATACTCGGCTTGAAGACCATCACCAGTTCCCCAGTGGAAGAGGCAGCGCGCGCTCATAACCTAATCCCGCGCTGTGTGACCTCATTGTTGCGACGCCATAACTCAATCACCGTCCAATCACAGCAGTCTTTTATCCGCACTACATCCTAATCCtaatccctccctcttctcccgtACCTGTTGTCCTTCCCGATCCTCTGCTGCCCACAAGATTGATGGCGCGAACCTGAGAGCCATGAACTGTtgcgcaatttttttttttttttttttattggtaacactgCTGGATAAATGATGATGCTTCAGACCCCGCTTACCTATGAATAAATATGTTTGTGCGGTGGCTTAGGGTTGGCAGGTTCTGTAGTGTGGTTAttttagtagttgtagtggtggtggtggtggtggtgctggtggtagtagtagtagtagtagtagtagtagtagtagtagtagtgtttgtgAATTGTGGAAGGGTATGGATAaataaggcagagagagagagagagagagagagagagagagagagagagagagagagagagagagaggtaaggtcaaAAAATATAGAATACTGTGGATAAATacatagcagaaaaaaaaaatacatatacaaacTCTCACGATGTGTTATGTATACCAAAGCATAcgctatacatacatacatacatacgtccatagatatatacatacatgcatgcacacacacacacacgcacacgtccAACCTAATAATCAAATGCAAATACGCGGCAGGTAAATCCATAAAAGTTTAAGGGGCAGTTGCGTTCTGGGTCAAAATTTATGATTCTCTTTGCATATGAAGGTTCAGACCGCCTCaaatttcccgttttttttttttttttccccttttttcaccaatacttttttttctcatccttccttcccaatttttttttttttttttcccgttttcaatcccttcgatttttattttcctgccgGGGCGAACCAAACGGAAATTTTCATCATGCCTCACATAACAAAGTACAATATAAAGGTCGCTCATGAAATAAAGATCAAGAACAcgcgaagaaagaaaaagtaaagtagaagaagaaaaaaaaggtttgacgctgtggactgagagagagagagagagagagagagagagagagagagagagagagagagagagagagagaccaagtaACGTTATAACAATGCTGCGAAAACCAAAACAAGACGAGCAGaccaagaaaaaaagttaaaacataaaaacttatccatcccttccctccctccgtctccctccctctccctcctttaaaacaacaaaaccaaaaggaaaaaaaaagcataaactACCACCGCTGTACGCCACGAGGAAAACCAGGCAAAACAAGACACGGCAGaaacacaacagcagcaacacaaaCCCGGAGATGAAACCCGCGATTTCATTCCCATTTCACTTACCCGATCAGAATTGTACAAATATTGATGTTTTCCCTTTTCCGCCAccctgggaggaagaggaggaggagaaggaggagggggatgaggagagATCTGGGAGGGTTTTCACGGGGTCAGGGAGGGGTAGCGGACGTTCAGGGCTCGTTAGGAGAGGAATACTGGCACGCCTCGAGCATCAGTTTCCGTgggttgtgagagagagggagggagagtgaaatgTTGTAGTGAAGTGCCTTTCTGGTTgggtttttcttatttctttttttattttattttactttttttcattttttttttttttttttttttttgctacgaATGCTATAACCTcgatcttactttttttttttactgatgtcccgcattcaccttttttcttttttccttacttgatttttgcgggtgtgtgtgtgtgtgtgtgtgtgtgtgtgtgtgtgtgtgtgtgtgtgtgtgtgtgtgtgtgtgtgtgtgtgtgtgtgtgtgtctgtctgtctgtctgtctgtctgtctgtctgtctgtctgtctgccgtcgcttcctcttctttcgtcttccttaTTGCTTGAGTCTTTAATTTGCTCTCCCATCGCTCTTATTTCGTCTTCcgaaccgtttttttttttttctttctttctttcattcctctccattTGTCTCAATTTCCCTCATTTTTaactttctaattttttttttttttcgtatttctttccctcttccagtgatctcatttctcccttaatttcatccctctttttttcaccttccagctttattttttatcctttccctcACGCGTCccaccctcccattcctcccttaatttcaattatctctttttttttcaacattctaGCTTTATTTCTGATTCACATTTCGCTTCCAACCCTCCCATTTCTTCCCTAATTTCACTCTTACCTCTCCTGTCCACTTCCCCCTCTATTTCACTTCtctccccccccttttttttttctctctccaccattaGCTAGTTATTCGCTTCATCCGTTCGTTAACAAGCCTGACCCTCACCTGAGAGAGACGTGCGCGCGTGATTTTTCTCATCTGGATTCTTGTAAAAATTTCGCTGAGAAAGCAGAGTAAAATGAGACTCGCTCCCATTATACTGGAGATACACGCATTATTGACGTTTGCTCTTCGACAGCTTGAAAATTACCAAGACCTGGGAAAAATGAAAGCAGGGAAGGTTTGTATTCGCTCGCAGTTTTACCCGACGTAGGAGAGAGACACTTTTGAGTTGCTGGCGGCGGGTGGCGACAAGGGTCCAGCAGGGGTGACGCGGGTTGAGTCAGTGGCAGGACTTTGTAGGTCAGAGCAGGTTAGTATAGGTGTTTTAAAGTTGTAAGGGAAGGGAGTAAGGTaaaggtgggaggagggaaggaaagcaaagatgtgaggagaggaaggaaaggttggagaagggaataaaggagaggtttgtttgtgaagagaaggaaagaaaatgtgtgaggagaggaaggaaaggaaaggaagagaaaggtgtgagaagggaggggaaatatgtgataatgaaagagtggaaaagtgtatgaggggaaaaaagaaaatgggaaatataaagagagaaaggtacaAGAAAGGAGACATAGAAAGGATGATaatcaaagaaggaaaaggtaagggaatggaaaaaatatgaaaaagaaagagtaggaaAGGTAGCAGAAGGCAAGAAAAAGAGCAAGGTGTGAGAAgggcagaagaaagaaagggagaggtgtTTAAATAGCCTCCTCTgaccctccctcaccttgcctGCCCTGCGTGGTCCCTGCCTGCCCGTCTCACCTGTATCCGGGAGCAGGTGAGGGGACGCTCTTGAAACCACGAGCACGTAAgcccttccttccatctgctCACAGTCACGTACACACAAGGGggctcatgcacacacacacacacacacacacacacacacacacacacacacacacacacacacacacacacacacacacacacacacacacacacacacacacacacacacacacacacacacggtgaccCTTCTTGAGTACATTCCGTGGTCTGTACTTTTCTATGCCAACATTTTCTTTTGACTCAACAATTCTTGGGGACTTTTACAGCCGGCGGCTTGTGAGCTCCACTAAGCTTGCTATCAGACGTGTTTAGTCCCTCCTCTAAGGCGCGGCGTCCCTTGCAGGTCCCCAGGGCACCTCGCACAACACCCTGGGAGGCTACGGCAGCAGTCTGTTGGGCAAAAATGGCATCTTTCTGCAGGCGAACCACAGCGACATCACTGCCCAGGCGGGAGCCACGGCCACCCTCCCCTGCCGCCTCAGCTCCCCACTCGGCGACGGCATGGTgagtgtggcagagagagagagagagagagagagagagagagagagagaattgattggttgatagatggataggttgATTAGTTTAAACGCTGCAAAAGCGGAATCAtgtgcccagagagagagagagagagagagagagagagagagagagagagagagagagagagagagagagagagagagagagtagaaaaaaggggaaactaTAACGATTTCTCAGAATATGGCTCTAAATCTACTTTACGTtgaaacccttaaaaacacaaacctAAATGTACCTTAAACTGAACCCTTTAGAAAGACGagccttaatctccctcccGCGCCCAGGTGTCGTGGGTGCGGCGGCGGGACTATCACCTGCTGACGGTGGGGCGCCAGGTGTACTCGTCCGACGCGCGGGTGGGGGTCAAGGTATCCATGGACGGGTCTGACTGGATGCTGACTGTGCGCTACGTGGCTCCGCATGACGCAGGCCTTTACGAGTGTCAGGTGTCCTCCCACCCGCCCCAGCTGCTCATGGTCAACCTACATGTCgtcggtgagtgtgtgtgtgtgtgtgtgtgtgtgtgtgattaatctATCTTATTCTCGTTTTTCTTGATTgtgttcctgttttctttctttttcac encodes:
- the LOC135103091 gene encoding obscurin-like encodes the protein MKGERGASVRHSPGAKGYAVGVTPTYSPQGLVKPSLARPCERRASRGGGSLTPMSRSLHYHWGTSPEQPTSQGTHHKQTCFSWLQVFVTLLTVLPSMAKGPQGTSHNTLGGYGSSLLGKNGIFLQANHSDITAQAGATATLPCRLSSPLGDGMVSWVRRRDYHLLTVGRQVYSSDARVGVKVSMDGSDWMLTVRYVAPHDAGLYECQVSSHPPQLLMVNLHVVEAHAEIMGTPERYIHHGSSLKLVCLLKGATEPPVYVFWYRGERMINYDKERGVTVDNTRKASKLYVASVSRRDEGNYTCVPSNAAAASVVVTVIQKENPAGLQQETNTEKEAAPASSSSSSSSSSSSSSSSPSSSKGKSGVSLGRAASLGLLCLPALLPLFTRHFFR